The Rhizobium leguminosarum nucleotide sequence CTGACGCTTATCGCTCAAAATACCCATCTGGTTCCCCTTTTGATGCAACTATCCCGATCGGGGTATAAAAGCCGTCGAGCGGCGGAGATCGTCTTCCATTTAACATTTGCACATGGTGGGGATCACTAGACATGGCTAAGTCACCTCAGGGCGTTTCCCGATATTGGTTCGTCGAACCAAGTGATCTTGAGACCCGATTATCTCAGGACTACCATGAAGCAACCAAAACAAGCGAGTTTCTCTTTAGCTTTGGCGCGGAGGATCCGAAACGCTCGCCCGCGGTGATGGAAATAATCAATGCAGTTGCCGGTAAATCCAAAAGTTATGGTTACTTCCCGCGTATTAATCTCACGCCTGCCACCTGGGAGAATTTGGATACGCCCATAGGAACATTGATTAAAAGCAGGCGCACAAACCGCAAGTTGCTTGAAAAGCCGATAACCCTGGAAGAACTGTCGACTTTGCTTGTCTATGGAGCAGGTATCAACGGCGCCATTGGTATTGGAGAAAATACAAGCAGGGATGGGCGTACATACCCATCCGGTGGGGGGCTCTATCCTCTGGAGATTTACCCAATCATACTCAACGTCGAGGGCGTCGAGGAGGGAGTCTATCACTTTGATGTGCGAAACCAATGCATCAATTGCTTGGAGAGCGGGGATGTGCGCACCAAGGTAAAGGAGGCTTATCTGGGGGAAAAGATGCTGGAAAAAGCCGCCGTTTGCTTTTTCGTCACGGCTATCTTCAAGCGAACTTCCTTCAAATATGGTGAAAGAGCCTACCGCCTTGTAAATATCGAAGCCGGCCATCTGATCCACAACGTTATGTATGTGGGGCAGGCCCTAGGCTTATCGATCATCCCGATAAACGGTTTCTTCGATCGTCGCCTGGAAAAGCTCATTAACGTTGATGGCATTGAAGAATCCATCCTCTACACAGCAATTGGAGGGTGTGTTTGATTTATGAAGTCTCGCCATACTCCCCAGCAATTTGAAGACAGACAACAGCTGAGTTATTGGCTAACGTCGCTTGTATCAGAGGTTGCTTGCAAGCTTGGCGCTTCTATAACGCCACTTCGATTTAAACTGCACTCCAATGCCAACAGCGTCTCCTATACTTGTTATGGAGAAGGCTGCCCTGAGATCAACCTATCACCAGATAGCCTGCAGACAGACGTTGTTGCTCATGAGATATGCCATGGCCTTCTACCATTTTCGTCCTTGTTTTTGGCTGAGGGGCTGGCAAACTATGTCGGCTGCCTCTTCTCAGCAGGTTGTAGCCATTTACTTTTCCCGCAAGAGACTCTTTCGCAAGTTTTAAGTGCATACCGCGACGAGCTGCCGCCTTTATCGGATTTTTTGCATCAACAGATAGGGGATCCTGGGCCACTAGCGCCTGGGCGTTTCGTTCTGCTAGAAGGCCGCCTTGCACATGCGGTTTCAGCGTCCGTGATGGAATTCTGCGTTAATCGATATAGCCATTTCGCAGCTGTCCTGCAAAGCCAAAGCGACGCATCCTTTCCCATGGCCATCGACAGAGCGACCGGCGACTCCCTTTTCAAGATTTTATATGATTGGCAGAACCATCTTGGCTTCGAGGACTATGTCTCCATTGAAGAAAAGTTTTCGCTCTTGCAGAGGTGAATGACGATGTTCTCGACATCCAGCATGCCGGAAGTGCCTGCTTATCAAACCTTCACTTTTTCCAGACCCTTGATCAGTTCAAAGATTGGGTTGGCTTCTTCATGTCTTGAACGTCGTGCTTCTCCAGATCGATATACTACCCGAAACTGGTTGGCGACGGGCGGGAAAAAGTGGGGGCGTCATCTCGCGCCCGAACGGGTGTTCGGCGGTGGCAGTGCCAATTGGCAATGGGCCTACGCCTCAGCCATTGGTGAGGCGGTTGAGCGCACAAGCCTGTCCAACTATAATCCCAATGATTTCACAGTTCTGCCTTTCGAGCAGATGCCATTATCTTTCTCCTCCGCAAAGGAGCTTTTATTCTATCTGGATTCGCAATATGCCGACCCCACCTTTCCCATTGCTAAGCCCGATTTTGAGAAGCCCATCGCTTGGGTAAAAGGTTGGTCTCTAGCTGACCGAGCGGAAGCTTATTTGCCCGCGTCACTGGTCTATCTGCCTTATCGCCACCTTAGCCAGGAACCAATTTTCACCGATCTTATCTCTACAGGGACAAGCTGCGCTCGCACTAAGGACAAAGCCGCGGCCCTGGCCATCCTGGAGCTGGTCGAGAGAGACGCTTGGACCATGGTTTGGGAAACTCGGGCCAAGGTTGCTGAAATTCATCCCGATGAAATAAAAGCAGTTCCCGCGGTTGTCGCAGCAGAACAAAACGGGCTTCAGCTTCGAGCTTTCAACTTGACCAACGATACAAACATACCGGCCGTGATCGCCATTGCCATCAATGAAACATCCCTGCCCGCCCTTGCAATCGGAACCGCCGCCCGCCTTAGCCCTTATGAAGCGCTTGAACGGGCAATTTCAGAGGCGATTACCAGTTGGCGTTCCACCGCTTATTTATGCGTCAATGGTATTCGAAAACTTGATGCTGAATCCTTGCAAAACCGGCGCCATACAGATTTTTCGTTGCAATCTCTATTTTATGCAGACCCTCAAAATAGTCATCATTTTAGTTTTCTACTCCAACAGAATTCCAATTATGTTGGACTAGAAGCCTTAGTGCCGGAACAATATAATCAGGGAGACTTGCGCCAGCTTCGAAAGCTTTTGACTGATTCCGGCCACAACGTTTGTTTATTCAACTTGACGCAATGCGAAGCGGAGGAGGTCGGACTGTATGTTGTCCGCGCTGTTTCGACCAGTTTGATAAGACAGTCCTTGGGCCTCTTAAGGCCGTTGGCGCACCCTCGTCTCCTGAATATTCCGAAGAAGCTGGGCCGGATAGCCGAAGACTTGAACGTGAAGGACCTATTGCAGTCATCACATCCTTTCCCTTAGCACGGTTTTGGTTTCAATGTCAGCCTTATTCCCCCAACGGTGCCCGGGCCCGGACTTTGTATTGAAATATATCGCCGAAGTTCTTGGTCCTTCCTTCTCGGTAAAAACACTGAGGATGCCGGGAGATTTAGCGGCCTATCACAATTTACTGATCCAGGGTCACAACCGACTGCGGTCTCCGGTCAACGCATCCGGCTTTTCCACTAAGCGCAATCTGGCAGTCTTGAAAGCTCTCGGCGAGTTCATTGAACGGTATTCCCTGCTATGTCCACCAGCCCCACAAATGTTAAGGCGTGGTACCCGCCACGACTTACCGGGACAAGCTCTAGACATGGCAGCCATGCCCCTCTTTTCAGAAAACCAATGTGCTCGCAAAGACTTTCCTTGGACGGGTTTCACAGATAGTACCTATGATTGGATAGAGGCGTACAATCTTATTGATAACACACCCGTTTATGTGCCTGTAGATCTATTGCTCTTGCATAAACCATCGCACATCAGCTTGATGGGCTCAACAGGTGCCGCAGCCCACAGAAACGAGACGCAAGCACTGATATCCGCTATACTAGAGTTAGTCGAGCGGGATGCACTGTCGATCATTTGGGAAACACAAGCAATAACGCCATGCATTCCCAATTCAGCATCGTATCTTTTAAAAGAGACCCAGCAAACCATTAAACAATTGGGGAAAGCCAATCAGGACGTCATATTACGGGATATGACAACCGACCTTGGCATTCCGGTTGCCGCTTGCGTTATTTTGGACC carries:
- a CDS encoding YcaO-like family protein, with the protein product MTMFSTSSMPEVPAYQTFTFSRPLISSKIGLASSCLERRASPDRYTTRNWLATGGKKWGRHLAPERVFGGGSANWQWAYASAIGEAVERTSLSNYNPNDFTVLPFEQMPLSFSSAKELLFYLDSQYADPTFPIAKPDFEKPIAWVKGWSLADRAEAYLPASLVYLPYRHLSQEPIFTDLISTGTSCARTKDKAAALAILELVERDAWTMVWETRAKVAEIHPDEIKAVPAVVAAEQNGLQLRAFNLTNDTNIPAVIAIAINETSLPALAIGTAARLSPYEALERAISEAITSWRSTAYLCVNGIRKLDAESLQNRRHTDFSLQSLFYADPQNSHHFSFLLQQNSNYVGLEALVPEQYNQGDLRQLRKLLTDSGHNVCLFNLTQCEAEEVGLYVVRAVSTSLIRQSLGLLRPLAHPRLLNIPKKLGRIAEDLNVKDLLQSSHPFP
- a CDS encoding SagB/ThcOx family dehydrogenase, which gives rise to MAKSPQGVSRYWFVEPSDLETRLSQDYHEATKTSEFLFSFGAEDPKRSPAVMEIINAVAGKSKSYGYFPRINLTPATWENLDTPIGTLIKSRRTNRKLLEKPITLEELSTLLVYGAGINGAIGIGENTSRDGRTYPSGGGLYPLEIYPIILNVEGVEEGVYHFDVRNQCINCLESGDVRTKVKEAYLGEKMLEKAAVCFFVTAIFKRTSFKYGERAYRLVNIEAGHLIHNVMYVGQALGLSIIPINGFFDRRLEKLINVDGIEESILYTAIGGCV
- a CDS encoding YcaO-like family protein, which encodes MKYIAEVLGPSFSVKTLRMPGDLAAYHNLLIQGHNRLRSPVNASGFSTKRNLAVLKALGEFIERYSLLCPPAPQMLRRGTRHDLPGQALDMAAMPLFSENQCARKDFPWTGFTDSTYDWIEAYNLIDNTPVYVPVDLLLLHKPSHISLMGSTGAAAHRNETQALISAILELVERDALSIIWETQAITPCIPNSASYLLKETQQTIKQLGKANQDVILRDMTTDLGIPVAACVILDRARRRPCLALGAGAALSHSEACQKALDEATAVWLWMRDEHKKSATIFENILPLACNAVEPMWQAVLYGFQEMLPAAYILTEPTLPPKEVYEAEPGLSHSQYLERLKGSLAKNRISLYYRSILPQEFKELGWVAIRAIAPSLVPLAFGNQCRPLGHPRLLTVPKTRNWAESPRKANVHHAPIPLP